One segment of Rosa chinensis cultivar Old Blush chromosome 6, RchiOBHm-V2, whole genome shotgun sequence DNA contains the following:
- the LOC112174837 gene encoding uncharacterized protein LOC112174837 isoform X2 produces MAVDGDDFIVRYKSLIDRKEVMAVERVYRKAIRPRPPHAKKEKGWIVGDMVEVFDTKCWKVGKVAKVGKNNRVVIRFLGSIQLKEFDECNLRIRQAWDQNKWSVIEKVQKNNQIKIRSHRWDHSKVQLEASCAEPFSKEKRISCKRRRSNINVGACDRPSMSNHWLYMQVDKTSRNNSSTDINPKMRKATSYGMHRSFESTQCTEDSYPCSVASCSMNELSGSQNGSSAELGEDICDSSDAESSFPSSAGKKLSAPLPEPYVLDVDIHKLELHAYKSTLHVLYASGPLSWEQESLLTNLRLSLHITNEEHLLHVRHLLSSQVL; encoded by the exons ATGGCCGTTGATGGCGATGACTTCATTGTGAGGTATAAGTCACTTATAGACCGCAAAGAGGTGATGGCGGTGGAGAGGGTGTACAGAAAGGCCATTAGGCCTCGGCCTCCACATGCAAAGAAAGAGAAGGGATGGATTGTTGGTGATATGGTTGAAGTGTTTGATACGAAGTGTTGGAAGGTTGGGAAGGTAGCCAAGGTAGGGAAGAACAATCGAGTTGTCATTAGATTTCTCGGGTCCATTCAGCTTAAGGAATTTGATGAATGTAACCTGAGGATCAGGCAAGCTTGGGATCAGAATAAGTGGTCAGTGATTGAGAAG GTTCAAAAGAATAATCAGATTAAGATTCGGAGCCATAGATGGGATCATTCAAAAGTTCAACTAGAGGCAAGTTGTGCAGAACCTTTCTCAAAAGAGAAGAGAATTAGTTGCAAGAGAAGAAGATCAAACATTAATGTGGGAGCATGTGACAGGCCATCAATGAGTAACCATTGGCTGTACATGCAGGTAGATAAAACATCAAGGAACAACTCTAGTACTGATATAAATCCCAAAATGAGAAAGGCAACCAGCTATGGGATGCATAGATCTTTTGAGTCTACTCAGTGCACTGAGGATAGTTACCCGTGTTCTGTGGCTAGTTGTAGTATGAATGAGCTTTCCGGCTCTCAAAATGGGAGTTCTGCAGAACTTGGAGAAGATATTTGTGATAGTTCTGACGCAGAGTCATCATTTCCATCTTCGGCTGGGAAAAAACTCTCAGCTCCATTACCAGAGCCTTATGTGCTCGATGTTGACATCCACAAATTAGAGCTTCACGCATACAAGTCGACTTTGCATGTGCTCTATGCTTCAGGTCCCTTGAGTTGGGAGCAGGAATCCCTCCTAACGAATCTTCGTCTGTCCCTTCATATAACAAATGAGGAACATTTGCTGCATGTGAGGCACCTCTTATCTTCTCAGGTTCTTTGA
- the LOC112174837 gene encoding uncharacterized protein LOC112174837 isoform X1, translating to MKLKVGNSVEVLRKENDLCMSWFSGKVMAVDGDDFIVRYKSLIDRKEVMAVERVYRKAIRPRPPHAKKEKGWIVGDMVEVFDTKCWKVGKVAKVGKNNRVVIRFLGSIQLKEFDECNLRIRQAWDQNKWSVIEKVQKNNQIKIRSHRWDHSKVQLEASCAEPFSKEKRISCKRRRSNINVGACDRPSMSNHWLYMQVDKTSRNNSSTDINPKMRKATSYGMHRSFESTQCTEDSYPCSVASCSMNELSGSQNGSSAELGEDICDSSDAESSFPSSAGKKLSAPLPEPYVLDVDIHKLELHAYKSTLHVLYASGPLSWEQESLLTNLRLSLHITNEEHLLHVRHLLSSQVL from the exons ATGAAGCTGAAAGTAGGCAATTCAGTGGAGGTgttgagaaaagaaaatgatctGTGTATGTCCTGGTTTTCAGGTAAAGTAATGGCCGTTGATGGCGATGACTTCATTGTGAGGTATAAGTCACTTATAGACCGCAAAGAGGTGATGGCGGTGGAGAGGGTGTACAGAAAGGCCATTAGGCCTCGGCCTCCACATGCAAAGAAAGAGAAGGGATGGATTGTTGGTGATATGGTTGAAGTGTTTGATACGAAGTGTTGGAAGGTTGGGAAGGTAGCCAAGGTAGGGAAGAACAATCGAGTTGTCATTAGATTTCTCGGGTCCATTCAGCTTAAGGAATTTGATGAATGTAACCTGAGGATCAGGCAAGCTTGGGATCAGAATAAGTGGTCAGTGATTGAGAAG GTTCAAAAGAATAATCAGATTAAGATTCGGAGCCATAGATGGGATCATTCAAAAGTTCAACTAGAGGCAAGTTGTGCAGAACCTTTCTCAAAAGAGAAGAGAATTAGTTGCAAGAGAAGAAGATCAAACATTAATGTGGGAGCATGTGACAGGCCATCAATGAGTAACCATTGGCTGTACATGCAGGTAGATAAAACATCAAGGAACAACTCTAGTACTGATATAAATCCCAAAATGAGAAAGGCAACCAGCTATGGGATGCATAGATCTTTTGAGTCTACTCAGTGCACTGAGGATAGTTACCCGTGTTCTGTGGCTAGTTGTAGTATGAATGAGCTTTCCGGCTCTCAAAATGGGAGTTCTGCAGAACTTGGAGAAGATATTTGTGATAGTTCTGACGCAGAGTCATCATTTCCATCTTCGGCTGGGAAAAAACTCTCAGCTCCATTACCAGAGCCTTATGTGCTCGATGTTGACATCCACAAATTAGAGCTTCACGCATACAAGTCGACTTTGCATGTGCTCTATGCTTCAGGTCCCTTGAGTTGGGAGCAGGAATCCCTCCTAACGAATCTTCGTCTGTCCCTTCATATAACAAATGAGGAACATTTGCTGCATGTGAGGCACCTCTTATCTTCTCAGGTTCTTTGA
- the LOC112171552 gene encoding uncharacterized protein LOC112171552 — MNGMKLSKHAKSVKGKAAVNIALSASFWNRLSLCLKVFAPLVKVLYLVDGDRKPSMGFVYGELLRAKEEIKMAFKYQEAHYRPILDIVDRKARDRLDSPLHLAGYLLNPYYTYANPSIENDNVVMDGFFTCVKVFFPDDIQTQSLVTNVELHKYLKKEGGFGRTLAKEGCTQNDDNYNPVLCWNIYGNLVPKLQSMAKEILSLTTSSSGCQRNWSAFEGIHTKKRNRLDTTTLNNLVYVQFNAKIINKKR; from the exons ATGAATGGAATGAAATTAAGCAAGCATGCAAAGAGTGTAAAGGGGAAGGCGGCGGTGAATATCGCTTTGAGTGCTTCTTTTTGGAATAGGTTAAGTCTTTGCTTGAAGGTGTTTGCCCCTTTAGTCAAGGTGCTTTACCTTGTTGATGGGGATAGAAAGCCATCAATGGGCTTTGTGTATGGAGAACTACTTAGAGCCAAAGAGGAGATTAAAATGGCATTCAAATATCAAGAAGCTCACTATCGTCCAATCCTTGACATTGTTGATAGAAAAGCCCGTGATCGACTTGATAGTCCATTGCATTTAGCGGGCTACCTCTTGAACCCATATTACACATATGCCAATCCAAGCATTGAGAACGATAATGTGGTCATGGATGGGTTCTTCACTTGTGTTAAGGTATTCTTTCCCGATGACATTCAAACTCAAAGTTTGGTGACAAATGTAGAATTGCACAAGTATTTGAAGAAAGAGGGTGGATTTGGAAGAACATTGGCTAAGGAGGGATGCACACAAAATGATGACAATTATAATCCGG ttttgtgcTGGAATATTTATGGAAACCTTGTACCAAAATTGCAAAGTATGGCTAAAGAGATACTTTCATTGACCACAAGCTCATCCGGATGTCAGAGAAATTGGAGTGCTTTTGAGGGG aTCCATACAAAGAAAAGGAATAGACTAGATACAACGACGTTAAACAATTTAGTCTATGTCCAATTCAATGCTAAGATCATCAACAAGAAGAGATGA
- the LOC112173090 gene encoding guanine nucleotide-binding protein subunit gamma 1 gives MASDTASSVDEQQAQLVAATSTDNRGRHRVLAELNRLEQELKFLEEELGELEQTENVSTICSELLPYTEGRPDPLLPLTNGPINVIWDRWFEGPQNSQSCSCLIL, from the exons ATGGCGTCCGATACGGCGTCGTCTGTGGACGAACAACAGGCACAGCTTGTCGCTGCTACTTCAACAGACAACAGAGGAAGGCATCGGGTTCTTGCCGAGCTCAACCGACTCGAACAAGAACTCAAATTCTTGGag GAAGAGTTGGGAGAGCTTGAACAAACTGAAAACGTTTCCACCATATGTTCTGA ATTGCTGCCCTATACCGAAGGCCGGCCGGATCCTCTACTTCCACT AACAAATGGGCCTATAAATGTAATATGGGATCGATGGTTTGAAGGACCTCAAAACTCACAAAGTTGCAGTTGCTTGATACTGTGA